The genomic window GTGTGCCCATTTTTGTGGACATTGATGATACATGGTGCATAGACCCCGACCTAATCGAATCTGCCATCACTCCACGAACACGAGCAATAATCCCTGTCCATTTTGGCGGAAGAATTTGCGATATGGATAAAATCAATGCAATAGCAAACGAACATAACCTCACCGTAATTGAAGATGCATGCCATGCCTGGGGAGGTGCATGGGAAGGCAAAGGTGCAGGAACATTAGGCATCGGTGGTGTTTTCAGCTTCCAAATGTCAAAAAATATCACCGCTGGCGAAGGCGGAGCCATCGTAACCAATGAAGAATGCTTCGCAGATTTATGCCGTTCAATTAGCAACTGTGGACGCTCAAAAACAGGTCCCTGGTACTATCATGAACGAGTTGGAACAAATGTCCGAATGAACGAATTCACTGCAGGAATATTATCAGCCCAGTTAAGCAGAGCAAGACAACAATTTTCACGACGCGAAATAAACGGGACATACTTAAATAACGCATTAAAAGACATCCCCGGAATATACCCACAACCTAACAGTAACCGTATTACAAAGAGATGTTACCATCTTTTCTGTATCCGACTGAAAGAAGAAGAATTCGGCTGTTCAAGAGAACAATTTGTTAAATCAGCACAAGCAGAAGGATTGCCAATTTCCGCTGGTTATCCCTATCCAATATACAAGCAACCTGCCTTCCAACAGGCTAATTTTTACGACTATTCAAAAGTATCCTGTCCCGTAGCCGAAGACCTTTGCTACAAAAGTGGTCTATGGCTAACACACCAGATACTATTAGGTTCTGAAGATGATATGGAAGACATCGTCAAAATCATCAAAAAAATTCAAGAACATGCACCCCAACTACGAAAATTAGAGACATAATCCTCTATCACAATTATTGCAAGCACTTCTATTCACC from Candidatus Hydrogenedens sp. includes these protein-coding regions:
- a CDS encoding DegT/DnrJ/EryC1/StrS family aminotransferase; amino-acid sequence: MGNNDTLAIFGGEPVRPPEKKWQTWPVFDEQERKALLDILESGKWFYGEKVKQFEEAYSRFQGAQYCVSCSSGTTALEITLQAINIKPGDEVIVPPYTFIATASAVVRMGGVPIFVDIDDTWCIDPDLIESAITPRTRAIIPVHFGGRICDMDKINAIANEHNLTVIEDACHAWGGAWEGKGAGTLGIGGVFSFQMSKNITAGEGGAIVTNEECFADLCRSISNCGRSKTGPWYYHERVGTNVRMNEFTAGILSAQLSRARQQFSRREINGTYLNNALKDIPGIYPQPNSNRITKRCYHLFCIRLKEEEFGCSREQFVKSAQAEGLPISAGYPYPIYKQPAFQQANFYDYSKVSCPVAEDLCYKSGLWLTHQILLGSEDDMEDIVKIIKKIQEHAPQLRKLET